Proteins from a single region of Candidatus Methylacidiphilales bacterium:
- a CDS encoding class I SAM-dependent methyltransferase — MDLIESQQLGPEQACSHWYYRSKFKLLEKSLASVLRNHPSPKLADFGCGDGIFLKLIERSGLMSAEQMTGIDSGYARAQQSGEIRMLPEFPPGGKFDVILMMDVLEHVEDEQAVLAEVLKHLNSGGTLFITVPALPILWSRHDEILLHYRRYTLSSLKSLLSAFQELKIFRLHYYYGLLLPVAAPLRFFKRHSTETQTDLQPAPALLNLLLVALFELELHVARWNRLAGLSAVAVCRLEK; from the coding sequence ATGGACCTGATCGAATCGCAACAGCTTGGCCCCGAGCAGGCCTGCTCCCACTGGTATTACCGGAGCAAGTTTAAATTGCTTGAAAAAAGCCTGGCATCCGTTTTGCGGAATCATCCGTCGCCGAAGCTGGCCGATTTTGGGTGCGGGGACGGGATTTTTTTGAAACTCATTGAGCGTTCCGGATTGATGAGCGCGGAGCAGATGACGGGCATTGACTCCGGCTATGCCCGGGCGCAGCAAAGCGGCGAAATCCGGATGCTGCCTGAATTTCCGCCTGGTGGAAAATTTGACGTCATTCTGATGATGGACGTGCTTGAGCATGTCGAGGATGAGCAGGCTGTATTGGCGGAAGTGCTCAAGCATCTGAACAGCGGCGGCACACTTTTTATCACCGTACCCGCATTGCCGATCCTCTGGTCGCGCCATGACGAAATCCTTCTGCATTACCGGCGCTACACGCTCAGCAGCCTCAAGAGTCTGTTGTCTGCTTTTCAGGAGCTGAAAATTTTCAGGCTGCATTATTATTACGGATTGCTGCTTCCCGTGGCGGCGCCGCTGCGCTTTTTCAAACGGCATTCCACGGAAACGCAGACGGACCTTCAACCTGCGCCCGCATTGCTCAACCTTTTGTTGGTAGCGCTTTTCGAGTTGGAATTGCATGTGGCGCGTTGGAATCGCCTGGCCGGACTTTCGGCCGTGGCGGTTTGCCGGTTGGAAAAATAG
- a CDS encoding glycosyltransferase gives MNEDARPPDFFLVIPSYNESGRLPAYLSSLLENLSALPFSTVVRVVDDGSDTGDLESLKKMQRFPQTTGNCKCPAILELPKNLGKGNAILEGWQSSGGAAWVAFVDADGSIPPEEVCRLFQLARQNPGFSLFASRVKMLGRKVERKFSRHLLGRFFAAMVGCSICPDIYDSQCGFKIIPREHYNRISTLLTERKFAFDLDLLMALLSNQLPVIEVPIDWLERKGSKVKVLRDSLALAASVLRLKRKYQPWT, from the coding sequence ATGAATGAGGATGCCCGCCCGCCCGATTTTTTCCTGGTTATACCCAGCTACAATGAAAGCGGCCGGTTGCCCGCTTATTTAAGCTCCCTGCTCGAGAACCTGTCCGCCCTGCCCTTCAGCACGGTTGTGCGGGTGGTCGATGACGGCTCCGACACCGGCGATTTGGAAAGCTTGAAAAAAATGCAGCGTTTCCCACAGACAACCGGAAATTGCAAATGCCCGGCCATCCTTGAGCTTCCGAAAAACCTCGGGAAGGGAAATGCCATCCTGGAAGGCTGGCAAAGCTCCGGTGGCGCAGCCTGGGTGGCTTTTGTGGATGCCGACGGCTCGATACCACCCGAGGAAGTCTGCCGCCTGTTTCAATTGGCGCGGCAAAACCCGGGTTTCTCCCTTTTTGCTTCGCGGGTTAAAATGCTGGGCCGGAAGGTTGAAAGAAAATTCTCCCGGCACCTGCTGGGCCGTTTTTTTGCCGCAATGGTCGGCTGCTCGATTTGCCCCGATATCTACGATTCCCAATGCGGTTTTAAAATTATCCCGAGGGAACATTACAATCGGATTTCCACGCTGTTGACGGAACGGAAATTTGCCTTCGACCTGGATTTGCTGATGGCGCTCCTGTCGAACCAACTGCCTGTCATAGAGGTTCCCATCGACTGGCTGGAACGGAAAGGCAGCAAAGTCAAAGTGCTGCGTGACTCGCTCGCGCTGGCGGCCAGCGTCCTGCGTCTCAAACGCAAATATCAACCATGGACCTGA
- a CDS encoding DUF4410 domain-containing protein — translation MRFPIPVLWAGVLVVLAGCASTGVGNKPQPPPPTVAAANIRPDAIYVYDFHMDLSTVKMEGKRGQLVQFREQLRTAVTRRLVELLNREVLPAYPYGKDLPLPTGNFWLIDGRLFKVDETNQALSLSLGNGPGQHTSEAYVEFAALNNKTNPERLMIFDTSGQPYAFKLEAENPNAALDKDAARIARLVTDFLKSYFVKQGWIAAPASAAPTKAPQR, via the coding sequence ATGCGTTTTCCCATTCCCGTTCTTTGGGCCGGCGTTCTTGTGGTTTTGGCCGGCTGTGCCTCCACCGGTGTGGGGAACAAACCCCAGCCGCCGCCGCCCACGGTTGCCGCCGCAAACATCCGTCCCGACGCCATTTATGTTTATGATTTTCATATGGACCTCTCCACGGTCAAAATGGAAGGCAAACGCGGCCAATTGGTGCAGTTTCGCGAACAACTCCGCACCGCAGTGACCCGGCGGCTGGTGGAATTGCTGAACCGGGAAGTTCTCCCCGCCTATCCCTATGGCAAGGATCTGCCGCTGCCAACCGGCAATTTCTGGCTGATTGATGGACGGCTCTTTAAAGTGGACGAAACCAACCAGGCCCTGAGCCTTTCACTTGGAAACGGCCCGGGACAGCACACTTCCGAGGCTTATGTGGAGTTTGCGGCCCTTAATAATAAAACAAATCCCGAGCGCCTGATGATTTTTGACACGTCGGGCCAGCCGTATGCTTTCAAGTTGGAAGCAGAAAATCCAAATGCCGCCCTCGACAAGGACGCAGCGCGGATTGCCCGCCTGGTGACGGACTTTTTGAAGAGTTATTTCGTGAAACAAGGCTGGATCGCAGCTCCGGCGTCTGCCGCGCCCACAAAGGCGCCGCAGCGTTAA